A window of the Streptomyces sp. NBC_01351 genome harbors these coding sequences:
- a CDS encoding geranylgeranyl reductase family protein: protein MGRETGEVWDVVVVGAGPAGSSAAYAAARAGRSVLLLEKAELPRYKTCGGGIIGPSRDALPPGFVLPFKDRIHAVTFSLNGRLTRTRRSRQMLFGLINRPEFDAALVAEAEKAGASVRTGTAVARVEQHGSAVPDRRTVAVVLADGETVLARAVVGADGSASRIGAHVGVEMEQVDLGLEAEIPVPETVAEDWKGRVLIDWGPLPGSYGWVFPKGDTLTVGVISAKGEGAATKRYLDDFIARLGLAGFEPAVSSGHLTRCRKSDSPLSRGRVLVAGDAAGLLEPWTREGISFALRSGRLAGEWAVKISEAQDAVDARRQALNYAFAVKAGLGVEMGVGHRMLTLFESRPGLLHATITGFRPAWRAFARITRGSTTLADLVRSRPLARRALHALDARQAAARGGGRG from the coding sequence GTGGGCCGGGAGACCGGCGAAGTGTGGGACGTGGTCGTGGTCGGGGCCGGGCCGGCCGGGTCGTCGGCGGCGTACGCGGCGGCCAGGGCGGGACGCAGCGTCCTGCTGCTGGAGAAGGCCGAACTGCCCCGCTACAAGACCTGCGGCGGTGGCATCATCGGCCCCTCGCGTGACGCCCTGCCGCCGGGCTTCGTCCTGCCCTTCAAGGACCGCATCCACGCGGTGACCTTCTCGCTGAACGGGCGACTGACCCGGACCCGGCGTTCGAGGCAGATGCTGTTCGGGCTCATCAACCGGCCCGAGTTCGACGCCGCGCTGGTCGCCGAGGCCGAGAAGGCCGGGGCCTCCGTCCGTACGGGTACGGCGGTGGCCAGGGTGGAGCAGCACGGCTCCGCGGTTCCCGACCGGCGCACGGTCGCCGTGGTGCTGGCCGACGGGGAGACCGTCCTGGCCCGTGCGGTGGTCGGCGCGGACGGCAGCGCGAGCCGGATCGGCGCGCACGTCGGCGTGGAGATGGAGCAGGTGGACCTCGGCCTGGAGGCGGAGATCCCCGTCCCTGAGACCGTCGCCGAGGACTGGAAGGGGCGGGTGCTCATCGACTGGGGCCCGCTGCCGGGCAGTTACGGCTGGGTCTTCCCCAAGGGGGACACCCTCACCGTCGGGGTCATCTCGGCCAAGGGCGAGGGCGCCGCGACCAAGCGCTACCTGGACGACTTCATCGCCCGCCTCGGGCTCGCCGGATTCGAACCGGCAGTCTCCTCAGGGCACTTGACCCGCTGCCGCAAGAGCGATTCGCCGCTCTCGCGGGGCCGGGTCCTGGTGGCGGGAGACGCGGCCGGGCTGCTGGAGCCGTGGACCAGGGAGGGCATCTCCTTCGCACTGCGCTCGGGGCGGCTGGCGGGGGAGTGGGCCGTCAAGATCTCCGAGGCGCAGGACGCGGTGGACGCGCGCCGCCAGGCCCTGAACTACGCCTTCGCGGTGAAGGCCGGGCTGGGCGTGGAGATGGGCGTCGGGCACCGGATGCTGACCCTGTTCGAGTCCAGGCCGGGGCTGCTGCACGCGACGATCACGGGCTTCCGCCCGGCGTGGCGGGCCTTCGCGCGGATCACCCGCGGCTCGACGACCCTCGCGGACCTGGTGCGGAGCCGGCCGCTCGCCCGCCGGGCGCTGCACGCGCTGGACGCCCGACAGGCCGCGGCGCGCGGTGGTGGGCGGGGGTAG
- a CDS encoding nitroreductase/quinone reductase family protein has product MNANAPTPYYVQAGPFATRFNALFGKLARLGISLAGTAELSVRGRKSGEMQRIPVNPHTYEGAQYLVSARGHSQWVRNMRVAGGGELRVGRKVRNFTATEITDEVEKAAVLRAYLEKWGWEVNRFFQGVTATSSDAELRAAAGDHPVFRITVSN; this is encoded by the coding sequence ATGAACGCGAACGCACCCACCCCGTACTACGTCCAGGCCGGCCCCTTCGCCACCCGCTTCAACGCCCTCTTCGGCAAGCTGGCCCGCCTCGGCATCAGCCTGGCCGGCACCGCCGAACTGTCGGTCCGCGGCCGCAAGTCCGGGGAGATGCAGCGGATCCCGGTCAACCCCCACACGTACGAGGGCGCGCAGTACCTGGTCTCGGCCCGCGGCCACTCCCAGTGGGTCCGCAACATGCGCGTCGCGGGCGGCGGCGAGCTGCGCGTGGGCCGCAAGGTCCGGAACTTCACCGCCACCGAGATCACCGACGAAGTGGAGAAGGCCGCCGTCCTGCGGGCCTACCTGGAGAAGTGGGGCTGGGAGGTCAACCGGTTCTTCCAGGGCGTGACGGCCACGTCCTCCGACGCCGAGCTCCGGGCGGCGGCCGGCGACCACCCCGTCTTCCGGATCACGGTCTCGAACTGA
- a CDS encoding TetR/AcrR family transcriptional regulator — protein sequence MNTVRGARERARIEVTAAIKDEARRRLADEGAAKLSLRAVARELGMVSSALYRYFPSRDELLTALIIDAYDSLGAAAEQADARALAAGAPPRARWIAVCEAVRAWALEHPHEYALVYGSPVPGYSAPVDTVGPASRVGNALIGILRAGYEGRGLALPPLPAALRAEADRMTADFAEGLPPEVTAALVAAWAQLAGLVSFELFGQFNRVVEDRAAFFTHAAGQLAQGVGLPAV from the coding sequence ATGAACACCGTGCGAGGGGCAAGGGAACGAGCCCGTATCGAGGTCACCGCCGCCATCAAGGACGAGGCGCGGCGCAGGCTCGCCGACGAGGGCGCCGCGAAACTGTCGCTGCGCGCCGTAGCGCGCGAGCTGGGCATGGTCTCCTCCGCCCTCTACCGCTACTTCCCCAGCCGTGACGAGCTGCTCACCGCGCTCATCATCGACGCGTACGACAGCCTCGGCGCCGCCGCCGAGCAGGCCGACGCCCGGGCCCTCGCCGCCGGGGCTCCGCCCCGCGCCCGCTGGATCGCGGTCTGCGAGGCCGTCCGGGCCTGGGCGTTGGAGCACCCGCACGAGTACGCGCTCGTCTACGGCTCGCCCGTGCCCGGCTACAGCGCCCCCGTCGACACCGTCGGTCCCGCCTCCCGCGTCGGGAACGCCCTCATCGGGATCCTCCGTGCCGGCTACGAGGGCCGCGGCCTCGCGCTGCCGCCGCTGCCCGCCGCCCTGCGGGCCGAGGCCGACCGGATGACCGCGGACTTCGCCGAAGGGCTGCCCCCGGAGGTCACGGCCGCCCTGGTCGCCGCCTGGGCGCAGCTGGCCGGGCTCGTCTCCTTCGAGCTGTTCGGCCAGTTCAACCGGGTCGTCGAGGACCGGGCCGCCTTCTTCACGCACGCCGCGGGTCAGCTGGCGCAGGGGGTCGGGCTGCCCGCCGTATGA
- a CDS encoding spherulation-specific family 4 protein, whose translation MPRAVKALYAILVTVLLAAPAPAVTASARDAPPTALAPEPILAPRISSVRGLEIGVPAYVWADDPVLTDLAATRPAPSVVVLNPGNGDSPFDAPWQARADALRRATTATGEKTKVLGYVHTDHGNRDIAAVKASVDNYLRPADGGDGRLHVDGIFFDVVSRDCGPGNATRDHYTELRRYVQAVMDEVDPAVPDLVVNNPGTPIADCYLEPGRRTADVFVTYEDTYAAYAGGGWLGGNVFDPVGGYRSGEELDPSGTAFWHLVHAVPDAAAMRTTLRTAFTRGAGYAYATSRTMPNPWDAAPSWPYRAQTAYAATLGE comes from the coding sequence ATGCCCCGCGCCGTGAAGGCCCTCTACGCCATCCTCGTCACCGTCTTACTCGCCGCGCCGGCGCCGGCCGTCACCGCGTCGGCGCGCGACGCGCCCCCGACCGCACTCGCCCCGGAGCCGATCCTCGCGCCCCGGATATCCAGCGTACGTGGCCTGGAAATCGGCGTCCCGGCCTACGTGTGGGCGGACGACCCCGTCCTCACCGACCTCGCCGCCACCCGCCCGGCTCCCTCGGTGGTCGTGCTCAACCCGGGCAACGGCGACTCACCGTTCGACGCCCCCTGGCAGGCCCGCGCCGACGCCCTGCGCCGCGCCACCACCGCCACCGGCGAGAAGACCAAGGTGCTCGGTTACGTCCACACCGACCACGGCAACCGCGACATCGCCGCGGTCAAGGCCTCCGTGGACAACTACCTCCGGCCCGCCGACGGCGGCGACGGCCGCCTCCACGTCGACGGCATCTTCTTCGACGTGGTCAGCCGCGACTGCGGCCCGGGCAACGCCACCCGCGACCACTACACGGAGCTGCGCCGCTACGTGCAGGCCGTCATGGACGAGGTCGATCCGGCCGTCCCCGACCTCGTCGTGAACAACCCCGGCACCCCCATCGCCGATTGCTACCTGGAGCCGGGCCGCCGGACCGCGGACGTCTTCGTCACGTACGAGGACACCTACGCGGCGTACGCCGGCGGCGGCTGGCTCGGCGGGAACGTCTTCGACCCCGTGGGCGGCTACCGCTCCGGCGAGGAACTCGACCCGAGCGGCACGGCGTTCTGGCACCTCGTCCACGCGGTCCCCGACGCCGCCGCGATGCGGACCACCCTGCGGACGGCCTTCACCCGGGGCGCGGGCTACGCCTACGCGACCAGCCGGACCATGCCCAACCCCTGGGACGCCGCCCCGAGCTGGCCGTACCGCGCCCAGACCGCGTACGCGGCCACCCTCGGGGAGTGA
- a CDS encoding DUF6332 family protein — protein MGRRTRADQDAITIEIGYALVSAGFAAAFAFGAVYGPSLAFSLSPEADHVLAVAGGCVAAAVFLARVAHVLWRFTGGPEDDGRR, from the coding sequence ATGGGGCGACGGACGCGGGCGGACCAGGACGCGATCACGATCGAGATCGGCTACGCGTTGGTCAGCGCGGGCTTCGCCGCGGCGTTTGCGTTCGGGGCGGTGTACGGGCCCTCCCTGGCGTTCTCCCTGTCCCCGGAGGCGGACCACGTCCTGGCGGTGGCGGGCGGGTGCGTGGCGGCGGCGGTGTTCCTGGCCCGGGTCGCCCACGTCCTGTGGCGGTTCACCGGCGGCCCGGAGGACGACGGCAGGCGGTAG
- a CDS encoding maleylpyruvate isomerase family mycothiol-dependent enzyme yields the protein MEINEYVKTVAREGELLADLAERAGTDAAVPTCPGWHVTDLLRHTGSVHRWAAGYVGEGHLEPVGFPDAPELAGGELLAWFREGHAELVRTLTEAPADVQCWTFLPTAPPSPLAFWARRQAHETSVHRLDAEAALGVAYSPVEARFAEDGVDELLTGFHARPRSRVRTPEPKVLRIRAADTGASWTVHLSPEPARTVRGTTEDAADCELMGEAAWLYSALWNRVPLAGPGVTGDLSLARLWKATAGI from the coding sequence ATGGAGATCAACGAATACGTGAAGACGGTTGCCCGGGAGGGCGAGCTGCTCGCCGATCTGGCCGAACGGGCCGGTACGGACGCCGCGGTGCCCACGTGTCCGGGGTGGCACGTGACCGACCTGCTGCGGCACACGGGCTCCGTGCACCGCTGGGCCGCCGGATACGTCGGGGAGGGACACCTGGAGCCGGTCGGGTTCCCGGACGCGCCCGAGCTGGCCGGCGGCGAGCTGCTGGCCTGGTTCCGGGAAGGCCACGCGGAGTTGGTCCGTACCCTGACCGAGGCTCCGGCCGACGTCCAGTGCTGGACCTTCCTCCCGACGGCCCCGCCGTCGCCGCTGGCCTTCTGGGCGCGGCGCCAGGCCCACGAGACCTCGGTGCACCGGCTGGACGCGGAGGCCGCGCTGGGCGTGGCGTACTCGCCGGTGGAGGCGCGGTTCGCGGAGGACGGGGTGGACGAGCTGCTGACCGGCTTCCACGCCCGCCCGCGCAGCCGGGTCCGTACGCCGGAGCCCAAGGTGCTGCGGATCCGGGCGGCCGATACGGGCGCGTCCTGGACGGTCCACCTGTCCCCGGAGCCGGCGCGAACGGTGCGCGGTACGACGGAGGACGCGGCCGACTGCGAGCTGATGGGCGAGGCGGCCTGGCTGTACTCGGCCCTCTGGAACCGTGTCCCGCTGGCGGGCCCGGGCGTGACCGGCGACCTGTCGCTGGCCCGGCTGTGGAAGGCGACGGCCGGAATCTGA
- a CDS encoding alpha-ketoglutarate-dependent dioxygenase AlkB family protein, protein MDGELFPRERAVIAPGAVHVPDWLGAGRQRELLDACREWARPPAGLRTVRTPGGGVMTARQVCLGLHWYPYAYAPTAVDGDGAPVKPMPRWLAELGRKAVADAYGRVPDREVEYDIALVNFYEGDSRMGMHRDAEEKSGAPVVSLSLGDSCVFRFGNTTSRGRPYRDVELRSGDLFVFGDSSRLAYHGVPKVLPGTGPQGLGLTGRLNITLRVGGLGPDRA, encoded by the coding sequence ATGGACGGGGAACTCTTCCCGCGCGAGCGTGCCGTGATCGCTCCCGGCGCCGTGCACGTGCCGGACTGGCTCGGGGCCGGGCGTCAGCGCGAGCTGCTGGACGCCTGCCGCGAGTGGGCCCGCCCGCCGGCGGGCCTGCGCACCGTACGCACCCCTGGGGGAGGGGTGATGACCGCCCGGCAGGTGTGCCTGGGGCTGCACTGGTACCCGTACGCGTACGCGCCCACCGCCGTCGACGGGGACGGGGCGCCCGTCAAACCCATGCCGCGATGGCTCGCCGAGCTGGGGCGGAAGGCGGTGGCCGACGCCTACGGCCGGGTACCGGACCGCGAGGTTGAGTACGACATCGCGCTCGTCAACTTCTACGAGGGCGACTCCCGCATGGGCATGCACCGCGACGCCGAGGAGAAGTCCGGGGCCCCGGTCGTCTCGCTGAGCCTCGGCGACAGCTGTGTCTTCCGCTTCGGCAACACGACCTCGCGCGGCCGCCCGTACCGGGACGTCGAACTGCGCAGCGGGGATCTCTTCGTCTTCGGGGATTCGAGCCGTCTGGCCTACCACGGCGTGCCGAAGGTCCTGCCGGGCACGGGCCCGCAAGGGCTCGGCCTCACCGGGCGGCTGAACATCACCCTCCGGGTCGGCGGCCTCGGCCCTGACCGGGCATAG
- a CDS encoding ROK family protein, translated as MNGNGAPPRGGDTTTASTYASRTKLERGRGALGPALELVHTGRAPTRAVLTAELGVTRATAGAVAAELEALGLIRVDSRPGGAGGTQGRPSHRLSVAENGPVALAAQVHPDGFRAALVGLGGRIVATAPGKITVSADPAQVLGAVVDAGARLLEESGRRCVGAGLAVPSAVAEPEGTALNPLHLAWPPGSPVRTIFEQCVKAAGIDGPALTGNDVNLAALAEHRHGAGRSAQHLLCVATGHRGVGGALVLDGRLHSGSSGLALEVGHLTVNPEGRACHCGGRGCLDVEADPLAFLTAAGRTPGPEVSLLQQARDLLRDEPAEPSVRAATEELIDRLGLGLAGLVNILNPDRIILGGLHRELLHADPERLRAVVADRSLWGRSGGVPILPCTLDHNSLVGAAELAWQPVLDDPLGALA; from the coding sequence ATGAACGGCAACGGGGCCCCGCCGCGGGGTGGGGATACGACCACGGCGTCCACGTATGCATCGCGGACCAAGCTGGAGCGCGGCCGCGGGGCGCTGGGCCCGGCGTTGGAGCTCGTCCACACCGGTCGCGCCCCGACGCGCGCCGTGCTGACCGCCGAGCTCGGGGTCACCCGGGCCACCGCCGGGGCCGTCGCCGCCGAACTGGAGGCGCTCGGGCTGATCCGCGTCGACTCCCGCCCCGGTGGCGCGGGCGGCACCCAGGGCCGGCCCTCGCACCGCCTGTCGGTCGCCGAGAACGGTCCCGTCGCGCTCGCCGCCCAGGTGCACCCCGACGGCTTCCGCGCCGCCCTGGTCGGCCTCGGCGGCCGGATCGTGGCCACCGCCCCCGGCAAGATCACCGTCTCCGCCGACCCGGCGCAGGTGCTCGGCGCGGTCGTCGACGCGGGCGCGCGGCTGCTGGAGGAGAGCGGGCGGCGCTGCGTCGGAGCCGGGCTCGCGGTGCCCTCGGCCGTCGCGGAGCCCGAGGGCACGGCGCTGAACCCGCTGCACCTGGCCTGGCCGCCCGGTTCTCCCGTACGGACCATCTTCGAGCAGTGCGTGAAGGCGGCCGGCATCGACGGCCCGGCCCTGACCGGCAACGACGTCAACCTGGCGGCACTGGCCGAACACCGGCACGGCGCGGGGCGCAGCGCGCAGCACCTGCTGTGCGTGGCCACCGGGCACCGCGGGGTCGGCGGCGCGCTGGTGCTGGACGGCCGCCTGCACAGCGGAAGCTCCGGCCTGGCCCTGGAGGTCGGCCACCTCACGGTGAACCCCGAAGGGCGGGCCTGCCACTGCGGCGGCCGCGGCTGCCTGGACGTGGAGGCCGACCCGCTGGCCTTCCTCACCGCGGCGGGCCGCACGCCCGGCCCGGAGGTCTCGCTGCTCCAGCAGGCCCGCGACCTGCTGCGCGACGAGCCGGCGGAGCCGTCGGTCCGCGCGGCCACCGAGGAGCTGATCGACCGGCTCGGGCTCGGCCTCGCGGGCCTGGTCAACATCCTCAACCCGGACCGCATCATCCTCGGCGGCCTGCACCGGGAACTCCTCCACGCCGACCCGGAGCGCCTGCGCGCGGTGGTGGCCGACCGCAGCCTGTGGGGCCGCAGCGGGGGAGTCCCGATCCTGCCGTGCACCCTCGACCACAACAGCCTGGTCGGCGCGGCGGAACTGGCGTGGCAGCCGGTACTGGACGATCCACTGGGCGCCCTCGCGTAG
- a CDS encoding ATP-binding protein, producing MISHSRRHCVVELQALPSRIGQIRRIVSAQLRHWQLDPLIDRAALGVTELLSNVHRHAQPDKTCTVEIELRLGRLTVSVIDSDPRLPVPQTPQELATCGRGLALVEAVSEAWGARHRPDAPGKAVWFSLRAAPTPQPPSQPLQLKSLPVREPAREASPGIDPRAVPPALPVAASITPGPG from the coding sequence GTGATCAGTCATTCCCGCAGGCACTGCGTCGTCGAACTGCAGGCCTTGCCGTCGCGGATCGGCCAAATCCGCAGGATCGTCTCCGCGCAGCTGCGCCACTGGCAGCTCGATCCGCTCATAGACCGGGCTGCGCTCGGCGTGACGGAACTGCTGAGCAACGTCCACCGCCACGCGCAGCCGGACAAGACCTGCACGGTGGAGATCGAACTCCGCCTCGGGCGCCTCACCGTCTCGGTCATCGACAGCGATCCGCGGCTCCCGGTGCCCCAGACGCCGCAGGAGCTGGCGACCTGCGGTCGCGGGCTCGCGCTCGTGGAGGCGGTCAGCGAGGCATGGGGGGCGCGTCACCGCCCCGACGCCCCGGGCAAGGCGGTCTGGTTCTCCCTCCGGGCGGCCCCCACCCCACAGCCCCCGTCGCAGCCGCTCCAGCTCAAGTCCTTGCCCGTACGAGAGCCCGCGCGAGAGGCATCCCCAGGCATCGACCCCAGAGCCGTCCCACCGGCGCTGCCGGTAGCGGCCTCGATCACCCCGGGCCCCGGCTGA
- a CDS encoding PLP-dependent cysteine synthase family protein translates to MSTTGTTGAADTTATTATSGATVTTITTVDVDRSDAEYRAWLKEAVRKVQADANRSADTHLLRFPLPEAWGIDLYLKDESTHPTGSLKHRLARSLFLYALCNGWIRPGRPVIEASSGSTAVSEAYFAKLIGVPFIAVMPRTTSPEKCRLIEFHGGECHFVDDSMKMYEESAELAASTGGHYMDQFTYAERATDWRGNNNIAESIYQQLRLERFPEPAWIVATAGTGGTSATIARYVHYMQHDTRICVPDPENSCFFDGWTNNDPDASSDCGSRIEGIGRPRMEPSFVPGAIDRMMKVPDAASVAACRALEQAIGRKAGGSTGTGLWSALKIVSEMVAEGRTGSVVTLLCDSGDRYLDKYYSDQWLTGQGLDLAPYAKTIDTLLTTGVWREPAG, encoded by the coding sequence ATGAGCACCACCGGCACAACCGGCGCGGCCGACACGACTGCCACGACCGCCACGAGCGGCGCGACCGTCACGACCATCACCACCGTCGACGTGGACCGCAGCGACGCGGAGTACCGCGCGTGGCTGAAGGAAGCCGTTCGCAAGGTCCAGGCGGACGCCAACCGTTCGGCGGACACGCACCTGCTGCGCTTCCCGCTCCCCGAGGCGTGGGGCATCGACCTCTACCTCAAGGACGAGTCCACGCACCCCACCGGCTCGCTCAAGCACCGCCTGGCGCGCTCGCTGTTCCTCTACGCCCTCTGCAACGGCTGGATCCGACCCGGCCGCCCGGTCATCGAGGCCTCCTCGGGCTCCACCGCCGTCTCCGAGGCGTACTTCGCGAAGCTGATCGGCGTCCCGTTCATCGCGGTCATGCCGAGGACCACCAGCCCGGAGAAGTGCCGACTCATCGAATTCCACGGCGGCGAATGCCACTTCGTGGACGACTCGATGAAGATGTACGAGGAGTCGGCGGAGCTCGCGGCCAGTACGGGCGGCCACTACATGGACCAGTTCACGTACGCGGAGCGGGCCACCGACTGGCGCGGCAACAACAACATCGCAGAATCGATTTACCAGCAGCTGCGCCTGGAGCGCTTCCCCGAACCGGCCTGGATCGTCGCGACCGCCGGCACCGGCGGCACCTCCGCGACCATCGCGCGCTACGTGCACTACATGCAGCACGACACCCGGATCTGCGTCCCGGACCCGGAGAACTCCTGCTTCTTCGACGGCTGGACGAACAACGACCCGGACGCGAGCAGTGACTGCGGCTCGCGCATCGAGGGCATCGGTCGGCCCCGGATGGAGCCGAGCTTCGTACCGGGCGCCATCGACCGGATGATGAAGGTCCCGGACGCGGCGAGCGTCGCCGCGTGCCGCGCGCTGGAGCAGGCGATCGGCCGCAAGGCGGGCGGCTCCACCGGAACCGGCCTGTGGAGCGCCCTGAAGATCGTCTCCGAGATGGTGGCCGAGGGCCGCACGGGCAGCGTCGTCACCCTGCTCTGCGACTCGGGCGACCGCTACCTGGACAAGTACTACTCCGACCAGTGGCTGACCGGGCAGGGGCTCGACCTGGCCCCGTACGCGAAGACCATCGACACGCTCCTGACGACGGGGGTCTGGCGCGAGCCGGCCGGCTGA
- a CDS encoding SRPBCC family protein has protein sequence MARRLRPVGLDFIEDAPVRLVFAAEVAAAPEDVYRALAQEVEGWPRWFRAVTLARPTHGGAGREVKLLGGVRFEETIMASDPEQRYAYRVDTTNAPGVRALLEEWRLTPHGSGTHVRWTFAADGAAPFRLALTASRPALGHSFRQAVRALDARLAARRAADQ, from the coding sequence ATGGCTCGCCGACTTCGCCCGGTGGGGCTGGACTTCATAGAGGACGCGCCGGTGCGGCTGGTCTTCGCCGCCGAGGTCGCCGCGGCGCCCGAGGACGTCTACCGGGCCCTGGCCCAGGAAGTGGAGGGCTGGCCGCGCTGGTTCAGGGCGGTGACCCTGGCCCGCCCCACCCACGGGGGCGCGGGCCGCGAGGTGAAGCTGCTGGGCGGGGTCCGCTTCGAGGAGACGATCATGGCCTCGGATCCCGAGCAGCGTTACGCGTACCGGGTCGACACGACCAACGCCCCCGGCGTCCGGGCCCTGTTGGAGGAATGGCGGCTCACACCCCACGGGTCCGGCACCCATGTCCGCTGGACCTTCGCGGCGGACGGCGCAGCCCCTTTCCGCCTCGCCCTCACCGCGTCCCGCCCGGCGCTCGGCCACTCCTTCCGCCAGGCGGTCCGTGCTCTGGACGCCCGCCTGGCCGCGCGGCGCGCGGCTGATCAGTAG